In Paenibacillus larvae subsp. larvae, the following proteins share a genomic window:
- a CDS encoding menaquinone biosynthesis decarboxylase, with product MTYRNLQEFIQDLDRKGMLHIIEAEVDSHLEITEITDRVSKQAGKALLFKNVKGSPYPVLINSMGSYERMNMALGVNHFDEIADRIEEFMDLANYKGLWNQIKMAPDLYKLSKVFPKKVKKAACQQVVEEPDLAKLPVLHCWPQDAGRFITLPLVITRDPETGQQNMGMYRLQVYDKQTTGMHWHLHKDGREIYGKYRKLGLKKMPVAVALGCDPSMIYSATAPLPKMIDEMIFAGFLRQAPVEVVKCITNDIYVPAEAEFILEGYVDLDEMRLEGPFGDHTGYYSLADMYPVFHVEKITRRQEPVYPTTIVGQPPMEDCYIAKATERIFLPLMKIQLPELVDMNLPLEGVFHNCAIVSIKKAYPKHAQKVMYALWGMGQMMYTKMIIVVDEKVNPHDVSKVMWKVFNNIDPKRDLVITEGPLDALDHSSPTALYGNRIGIDATKKWASEGHTREWPDDIEMSETVKKLVDERWQEYGF from the coding sequence ATGACCTACCGAAACTTGCAGGAATTCATCCAGGACCTGGACCGTAAAGGGATGCTGCATATTATTGAAGCGGAAGTGGACAGCCATTTGGAGATTACGGAGATTACTGACCGCGTCTCCAAGCAAGCGGGCAAGGCCCTGCTGTTTAAGAACGTCAAGGGTTCACCGTATCCCGTCCTTATTAACAGTATGGGGTCTTATGAACGGATGAACATGGCGCTAGGTGTGAATCACTTCGACGAAATTGCGGATCGGATTGAAGAGTTTATGGATCTGGCCAATTATAAAGGGCTATGGAATCAAATCAAAATGGCTCCGGACTTGTATAAGCTTTCCAAGGTGTTTCCGAAAAAGGTGAAAAAGGCAGCCTGCCAGCAAGTGGTGGAGGAGCCGGATTTGGCGAAATTGCCGGTGCTTCACTGTTGGCCTCAGGATGCGGGAAGATTTATTACTTTGCCGCTTGTGATCACGAGGGATCCGGAGACCGGGCAGCAAAATATGGGGATGTACCGGCTTCAGGTGTATGATAAGCAAACAACAGGCATGCATTGGCATCTGCACAAGGACGGCAGGGAGATTTACGGGAAATACCGGAAGCTTGGATTGAAAAAGATGCCGGTTGCCGTAGCGCTGGGATGTGACCCGTCCATGATTTATTCAGCCACGGCTCCTTTGCCGAAGATGATCGATGAAATGATCTTTGCTGGATTTTTACGACAGGCTCCCGTTGAAGTTGTGAAATGCATTACAAATGATATCTATGTACCGGCCGAAGCGGAGTTTATTCTGGAAGGTTATGTGGATTTGGATGAAATGAGGCTGGAAGGGCCTTTTGGAGACCATACGGGATATTATTCCCTGGCTGATATGTATCCGGTGTTTCACGTAGAGAAAATTACCCGCAGGCAAGAGCCGGTCTACCCGACTACCATTGTCGGGCAACCGCCGATGGAGGACTGTTACATCGCCAAGGCGACGGAACGGATTTTCCTCCCTTTAATGAAGATCCAGCTGCCGGAACTGGTAGACATGAATTTACCGCTTGAGGGAGTTTTCCATAATTGTGCCATCGTCTCGATCAAGAAGGCTTACCCGAAACATGCCCAGAAAGTCATGTATGCTTTGTGGGGGATGGGCCAGATGATGTACACGAAGATGATTATCGTTGTGGATGAGAAGGTTAATCCGCATGATGTATCCAAAGTAATGTGGAAAGTATTTAACAACATTGATCCTAAACGGGATTTAGTAATTACTGAAGGGCCACTGGATGCTCTCGACCATTCTTCGCCTACGGCTCTTTATGGGAACAGGATCGGTATTGACGCTACGAAAAAATGGGCGAGTGAAGGGCATACAAGGGAATGGCCGGACGATATTGAAATGTCGGAAACAGTGAAAAAGCTCGTGGATGAAAGATGGCAAGAGTATGGTTTTTAA
- a CDS encoding HAMP domain-containing protein, with the protein MSSIISNNHDNTGLDSAISAIAITEAQEGFSTQSVAAMVFIIILGLCATYFIVGNALKPLTQLSLRIRNINEHNLNTKIEAKAPDDEMGSLTNSFNAMLER; encoded by the coding sequence GTGAGCAGTATTATTAGCAATAATCACGATAATACAGGGTTGGATAGCGCCATTTCTGCTATTGCAATTACGGAAGCGCAGGAAGGATTTTCAACGCAAAGTGTCGCAGCTATGGTCTTCATTATTATTTTGGGTCTCTGTGCAACCTATTTCATTGTTGGTAATGCATTAAAGCCGCTTACCCAATTAAGCCTGCGCATACGAAATATAAATGAACACAATCTAAACACAAAAATAGAGGCGAAGGCACCAGATGATGAAATGGGAAGCCTGACAAATTCGTTTAATGCCATGCTGGAGAGATAA
- a CDS encoding FAD:protein FMN transferase, with protein sequence MHTFKKTSILLFSVMLAIGLVGCSNQSESKKGASTAAVEPKSETYFIFDTIVTIKVYDPRVTDQNFKEMHDMMKDIDQKMSRTVEDSELSKIQQAAGKEAVKISDETYYVIKTAMKYAEMLDGRFDPAIGPLVSLWGIGTEGAKVPPKDEIEKNRKLSDFRKITLHDEDKSVKLEEAGMALDLGGIAKGYIADRIADYLTEHDFHSAIIDLGGNIFALGKKPDGRLWTVGVQDPAESRGNQIGNIKVDNQTVVTSGIYERYFVEDGKHYHHILDPDTGYPVENNLSSVTILTDKSIDADALAKTFTLGLEKGLDFVEKLKGVEAVFITKDKKVYTTSGMKLNLTNDKYTLVASGN encoded by the coding sequence ATGCATACATTCAAAAAAACAAGCATTCTTCTTTTCTCGGTTATGCTTGCTATAGGTCTGGTCGGCTGCAGCAACCAATCTGAATCCAAAAAAGGAGCATCCACGGCTGCGGTCGAGCCCAAATCTGAAACCTATTTTATTTTCGATACGATTGTAACCATTAAAGTGTATGACCCTCGTGTTACGGATCAAAATTTTAAAGAAATGCACGACATGATGAAGGATATTGACCAAAAAATGAGCCGGACTGTAGAGGATAGCGAACTTTCAAAGATCCAACAGGCTGCCGGTAAAGAAGCCGTCAAGATTTCGGACGAGACCTATTACGTTATCAAAACAGCCATGAAATATGCGGAAATGCTAGATGGCCGCTTTGATCCGGCTATCGGTCCTCTCGTTTCTTTGTGGGGAATCGGCACAGAAGGAGCCAAGGTACCTCCCAAAGATGAAATTGAAAAAAACCGTAAACTCAGTGATTTCCGCAAAATAACGCTTCATGATGAAGATAAATCGGTTAAGCTGGAAGAAGCCGGTATGGCTCTGGATCTTGGAGGTATCGCCAAAGGGTATATCGCAGACCGCATTGCGGATTACTTGACCGAGCATGATTTTCACAGTGCCATTATTGATTTGGGAGGTAATATATTTGCCCTCGGCAAAAAACCGGATGGCCGGCTGTGGACAGTAGGCGTCCAGGATCCGGCTGAATCACGGGGAAATCAGATCGGAAACATCAAGGTAGATAACCAGACTGTTGTGACCTCGGGAATATACGAACGTTATTTCGTTGAAGACGGCAAACATTATCATCATATTTTAGATCCGGATACCGGATATCCGGTAGAAAACAATTTAAGCAGCGTCACTATTTTGACGGACAAATCCATCGATGCCGATGCTTTGGCCAAGACCTTCACCCTCGGACTTGAAAAAGGATTGGATTTTGTGGAAAAACTTAAGGGGGTTGAAGCGGTTTTTATAACCAAAGACAAGAAGGTCTATACCACTTCCGGAATGAAACTTAATTTGACGAATGATAAGTATACGCTAGTCGCTTCCGGCAATTGA
- a CDS encoding helix-turn-helix domain-containing protein has product MDKFIIQLIQNKSIIRKLHILESLIDNNGIVSSRFLARKLQCTSRTIISDISQIKQILPNNWDIISVNSKGYLLKKRSFRSSFKRYSHLPDK; this is encoded by the coding sequence ATGGATAAATTTATTATTCAATTAATTCAAAATAAATCAATCATTCGAAAACTCCATATCTTAGAATCCTTAATTGATAACAATGGTATAGTATCTTCAAGATTTTTAGCGCGTAAGCTGCAATGCACAAGCAGAACTATTATAAGTGACATTTCCCAAATAAAACAAATTCTCCCAAACAATTGGGACATAATAAGCGTCAATTCTAAAGGGTATTTATTAAAAAAAAGATCCTTTAGATCATCTTTCAAGCGTTATAGCCACTTACCTGATAAATAG
- a CDS encoding GNAT family N-acetyltransferase, producing MSPQDLKESLEMREVKEKHLEQFNDLMNYVFQITNAEINEIGDKYLLNMKKPLLQACDVLGWFDKDKLVSQIMVYPFQVNIHGKLYKMGGLTGVGTYPEYAGKGLIHSLMKEMLFRMKEKGQTLSYLYPYSIPYYRKKGWEIISDVIDYRVKDTQIPKMSQVPGRTMRVVIDHPDKEQVYARFARRTHGAMIRNALAWDERFRWERSDLSVAIYYNPEGQPTGYIYYKVEEETFFATEMIYLDEEARRGLWNFIRAHISMVYDVKGKIFTNEPLAFLLEDGEIEQKISPYYMGRIVDVQGFLEEFPFQRPVRTDPAIKEIVLHLKDPMLDWNNDTFVLSWNDESRLTVTKESGREDGLSMDIQTLTTMMLSYRRPAYLKKVERIKGPVEMVNWLERLIPNEQPWHADYF from the coding sequence ATGTCACCGCAAGACCTTAAAGAAAGTTTAGAGATGCGCGAAGTCAAAGAAAAACACTTGGAACAGTTTAACGACCTGATGAATTACGTATTTCAAATTACAAATGCGGAGATCAATGAAATCGGGGATAAATATTTGCTCAATATGAAAAAACCGCTCCTGCAAGCTTGCGATGTATTAGGGTGGTTCGATAAAGATAAACTGGTTTCCCAGATCATGGTCTATCCTTTTCAAGTTAATATCCATGGCAAATTATACAAAATGGGGGGTCTCACCGGGGTTGGTACTTATCCCGAATATGCCGGCAAAGGGCTCATTCACTCTCTAATGAAGGAAATGCTGTTCCGGATGAAAGAGAAAGGCCAGACGCTTTCCTATTTGTACCCCTACTCCATCCCCTATTATCGAAAAAAAGGCTGGGAGATCATATCCGATGTGATTGATTACAGAGTAAAAGATACACAGATTCCCAAAATGAGCCAAGTGCCGGGACGCACGATGAGGGTTGTAATCGATCATCCCGATAAGGAACAGGTATATGCCCGTTTCGCCAGACGGACCCATGGAGCCATGATCCGCAACGCTTTGGCCTGGGACGAACGTTTCCGCTGGGAGAGGTCGGATTTATCGGTAGCCATATATTATAATCCTGAAGGCCAGCCGACCGGATATATCTATTATAAGGTGGAGGAAGAAACGTTCTTTGCCACGGAAATGATTTATTTGGACGAGGAAGCCAGGCGCGGCCTTTGGAATTTTATCCGGGCCCATATCTCGATGGTATACGATGTAAAAGGCAAAATTTTCACCAATGAACCCCTCGCCTTTCTGCTGGAAGACGGTGAAATTGAGCAAAAAATCTCCCCTTATTACATGGGAAGAATTGTAGACGTTCAAGGATTTCTGGAGGAGTTCCCTTTCCAGAGACCTGTTCGGACAGATCCTGCAATCAAGGAGATTGTACTGCATCTAAAAGACCCTATGCTGGATTGGAACAACGATACTTTCGTCCTTTCCTGGAATGATGAAAGCCGGCTAACCGTAACTAAGGAATCTGGACGTGAGGACGGCCTTTCCATGGACATTCAGACGCTAACAACGATGATGCTCAGCTACAGGCGCCCTGCCTATCTGAAAAAAGTGGAACGGATTAAAGGTCCGGTTGAAATGGTTAACTGGCTTGAGCGCCTGATTCCGAATGAGCAGCCTTGGCATGCTGATTATTTTTAA
- a CDS encoding energy-coupling factor transporter ATPase, producing the protein MPIQFEEVSYAYQAESPLEQEALKAVSLTVDSGQFAAIIGATGSGKSTLVQHMNGILRPTKGTVRVLDMTIRPGLKQNMKEIRRRVGLVFQFPEQQLFEETVEKDLCFGPRNFGAGPEEAKLMAHQAMELMGLDPVLLGRSPFQLSGGQMRKVAIASVLAMDPDVLVLDEPTATLDPQSREDLMKLLHRLSTEKNKTVILVTHRLDELLELSDRIVVMHEGSVLFAGSKKEFFHQSLMLESKGIELPKSIRLFHNLERSFGVKLDPSGFSPEKAAETIASALGNISDR; encoded by the coding sequence ATGCCGATTCAATTCGAAGAAGTAAGCTATGCTTATCAGGCGGAGAGCCCCCTGGAGCAGGAGGCTCTGAAAGCGGTCAGCCTAACTGTTGATAGTGGTCAATTTGCAGCTATTATAGGAGCAACCGGTTCCGGCAAGTCTACGCTTGTGCAGCATATGAACGGTATTCTTAGACCGACCAAAGGTACTGTCCGCGTATTGGACATGACAATAAGGCCCGGTTTAAAACAAAACATGAAGGAGATCCGCAGGCGTGTCGGGCTGGTCTTTCAGTTTCCCGAACAACAACTGTTCGAGGAAACGGTTGAGAAGGACCTGTGTTTTGGTCCGCGGAATTTCGGAGCCGGTCCGGAGGAAGCGAAGCTTATGGCACATCAGGCCATGGAGCTGATGGGACTGGACCCGGTACTGCTGGGGCGCAGTCCCTTTCAGCTTAGCGGCGGGCAAATGCGTAAAGTTGCCATCGCTTCTGTACTCGCGATGGACCCGGATGTCCTTGTGCTGGATGAACCAACGGCCACACTTGATCCTCAAAGCCGTGAGGATTTAATGAAACTTTTGCACCGCCTAAGCACAGAGAAAAACAAAACCGTCATTCTGGTCACTCACCGTCTGGATGAATTGCTCGAATTATCCGACCGGATTGTGGTCATGCATGAGGGAAGTGTCCTGTTTGCAGGTTCGAAAAAGGAGTTTTTCCACCAGTCCCTTATGTTGGAGAGCAAGGGAATAGAGCTTCCCAAGTCCATCCGGTTGTTTCACAACTTAGAGCGGAGCTTTGGTGTTAAACTGGACCCATCCGGTTTTTCACCGGAGAAGGCCGCCGAGACAATCGCTTCCGCACTGGGGAATATTTCTGACCGTTAA
- a CDS encoding aspartate aminotransferase family protein, which produces MNQAIGAEAILKKRKQYFYPCTAHFYKQPPQIVRGRMQYLYDDNGKQYLDCFAGVSVVACGHCNEEITRATIRQLETLQHTTTLYLTQPMADLCERLERILPGQIRRTFFCNSGSEANEGVLLHARLYTGRRNFIALDKGLHGRTYLTMGVTGLPMWRADDYLDAEVSFISRPHDVSLTSEEAAHRSLDELKRLLEEKGETFAAMIVEPVQGNGGMIVPAPWYFREVKALLKQYGILLIADEIQTGFGRTGRMFAMEHFGVVPDILSMAKALGNGIPISCFSTTDEIASAFNRPSASTFGGNPVSSATAIAVLEYIQEHNLAECAESLGNTLMHGLNMMLKYKIVSEVRGLGLMVGVEICAENPERGAVLVDRILEEMKDRGYLIGKNGVGRNVLAFQPPLVITEEDLNSMLVALDEVIAGCQS; this is translated from the coding sequence ATGAACCAGGCTATAGGAGCCGAAGCCATTCTGAAGAAGCGCAAGCAATATTTTTATCCCTGTACCGCCCATTTCTACAAGCAGCCTCCGCAAATTGTAAGGGGCCGCATGCAGTATCTGTATGATGACAACGGCAAACAGTACCTGGACTGCTTCGCCGGAGTTTCCGTTGTTGCTTGTGGCCACTGTAACGAGGAGATTACGCGTGCCACTATCCGTCAGCTGGAAACCCTGCAGCATACGACGACCCTTTACCTGACGCAGCCGATGGCAGATTTGTGTGAGCGGCTGGAGCGTATCCTCCCGGGGCAAATCAGACGGACTTTCTTCTGTAACAGCGGTTCGGAAGCTAATGAGGGAGTGCTGCTGCATGCACGTTTGTATACAGGGCGCAGAAACTTCATCGCTTTGGATAAAGGACTGCACGGACGCACTTACTTGACGATGGGGGTAACCGGACTGCCTATGTGGCGTGCAGATGATTACCTGGATGCCGAAGTCAGTTTTATTTCGCGTCCACATGATGTCTCCTTAACATCTGAAGAAGCTGCCCATCGTTCGCTTGATGAACTGAAGCGGCTTCTCGAAGAAAAGGGGGAAACGTTTGCGGCCATGATCGTGGAGCCGGTTCAGGGTAACGGGGGCATGATCGTACCCGCTCCATGGTATTTCCGTGAAGTGAAGGCACTGCTAAAACAGTATGGCATTCTGCTTATCGCAGATGAAATTCAGACCGGCTTCGGCCGTACAGGCAGGATGTTTGCAATGGAGCATTTCGGAGTAGTACCGGACATCCTCTCGATGGCTAAAGCGCTTGGCAACGGTATCCCTATCTCTTGCTTCTCCACGACAGATGAGATCGCATCCGCCTTTAACCGGCCTTCGGCCTCTACTTTCGGAGGAAATCCGGTATCTTCTGCTACGGCGATAGCTGTACTTGAATACATTCAAGAACATAATTTGGCGGAGTGTGCGGAGAGCCTTGGGAATACATTGATGCACGGGCTGAACATGATGCTCAAATACAAGATTGTAAGTGAAGTACGCGGACTTGGCCTGATGGTTGGGGTGGAGATTTGTGCGGAGAATCCGGAACGGGGAGCTGTATTGGTGGACCGGATTCTGGAGGAAATGAAAGACCGCGGTTATTTGATCGGCAAAAACGGTGTAGGGCGCAATGTTCTGGCCTTTCAGCCACCCCTTGTGATTACGGAAGAGGACTTGAACAGCATGCTGGTTGCTTTGGATGAAGTGATAGCCGGCTGCCAGTCTTAG
- a CDS encoding energy-coupling factor transporter ATPase, with protein sequence MRDPLIELNRVSFAYREGEPLLQQINLIIPEGQWVSIAGANGSGKSTLVKLLNGLLAPSEGRVYIGAMEVMPDTLVEIRQKVGMIFQNPDNQFVGTTVEEDIVFGLENRCLDIEEMKQRLHQYAYKLQIADLLDKHPSQLSGGQKQRVAIAGVLAVEPDIVVFDESTSMLDERAKRNIISLMKQMRAERRYTMITITHDTDEIAASDRVVVLNGGNVAADRTPEELFQDEKLLALCRLKEPFHMQVCRRLRERGIQVGLHLGEKELLEELCRFNSKK encoded by the coding sequence ATGAGGGATCCTTTGATAGAACTGAACCGCGTTTCATTTGCCTACCGCGAGGGGGAACCGCTTCTTCAACAGATCAATTTGATCATACCTGAAGGACAATGGGTGTCCATAGCAGGCGCTAACGGCTCAGGCAAATCTACACTAGTCAAACTCTTAAACGGACTATTGGCCCCTTCCGAAGGGAGAGTTTATATCGGTGCTATGGAAGTGATGCCGGATACGCTTGTTGAAATAAGGCAGAAGGTGGGTATGATTTTTCAAAATCCGGATAACCAGTTCGTTGGCACAACGGTAGAAGAAGATATAGTGTTCGGCCTGGAAAACCGCTGTCTGGATATAGAGGAGATGAAGCAGCGGCTCCATCAATATGCCTATAAACTGCAGATTGCGGACCTGCTGGATAAGCACCCCAGCCAATTATCCGGCGGGCAGAAACAAAGGGTTGCTATTGCCGGAGTGCTTGCTGTAGAGCCTGATATTGTCGTATTTGATGAATCAACCTCGATGCTCGATGAGAGGGCCAAACGGAACATCATCAGCCTCATGAAGCAGATGCGGGCGGAAAGACGATATACGATGATTACCATTACTCATGATACGGATGAGATCGCCGCTTCGGACCGGGTGGTTGTTTTGAACGGGGGAAACGTGGCGGCAGACCGGACTCCGGAGGAGCTCTTCCAGGACGAAAAGCTGCTGGCTTTATGCAGGTTGAAGGAGCCTTTTCATATGCAGGTATGCAGGCGGCTAAGGGAAAGAGGAATTCAGGTAGGTCTGCATCTCGGGGAAAAGGAGCTGTTGGAAGAGCTATGCCGATTCAATTCGAAGAAGTAA
- a CDS encoding energy-coupling factor transporter transmembrane component T family protein codes for MNDAFILGRYIETGSWIHRMDPRAKITAMVLYCIVILVTDDPDSYGLVTVFSILMLLSSKIPLSTYVKAMKPLRFLMLFIFLFHLLFIKDGTALFSLGVAEVHSGGLILACTTVWRMGMLVSFTAILTFTTTPNKLAQGLEDVMKPLGWVGLSPEKLTLMISLALRFIPTIFEKTEKILKAQASRGADIKELPWVEKGKMLVSLLVPVTVSSFRRAEDLIHSMESRGYVLGAPKTRYHRLNWSRNDSLFLASFLLLVFLVISGGIWL; via the coding sequence ATGAACGATGCTTTTATCCTCGGGAGATATATAGAGACAGGCTCCTGGATCCATAGAATGGACCCGAGGGCCAAAATTACGGCAATGGTGCTGTATTGCATTGTCATTTTAGTCACGGATGATCCGGATTCCTATGGCCTCGTTACGGTTTTTTCCATCCTGATGCTGCTCAGCTCCAAAATACCGCTAAGTACCTATGTGAAGGCGATGAAACCGCTGCGGTTTCTCATGCTGTTTATCTTTCTGTTCCATCTGTTATTTATCAAAGACGGAACAGCTCTTTTTTCGCTTGGCGTAGCGGAGGTCCACTCAGGAGGATTAATTCTGGCCTGTACTACAGTATGGCGGATGGGTATGCTGGTTTCATTTACAGCCATTCTTACGTTTACCACTACACCGAATAAATTGGCACAAGGATTGGAGGATGTGATGAAGCCGCTTGGATGGGTAGGTTTGTCCCCCGAGAAGCTGACTCTTATGATCAGTCTCGCACTCCGGTTCATTCCGACCATATTCGAAAAAACGGAAAAAATTCTCAAGGCGCAAGCTTCGCGGGGAGCGGATATCAAGGAACTTCCCTGGGTGGAAAAAGGAAAAATGCTCGTGTCTTTGTTGGTCCCCGTTACCGTAAGCTCCTTTCGCCGTGCGGAAGACCTGATTCATTCCATGGAATCTCGGGGATATGTGCTCGGTGCTCCCAAAACCCGGTATCACAGGTTGAACTGGTCGAGAAATGACAGCCTGTTCTTGGCTTCATTTCTTTTGCTTGTCTTTCTGGTAATATCAGGGGGAATTTGGTTGTAG
- a CDS encoding sensor histidine kinase — translation MQNAFFNIIENSIKYNKENGEVKVALNKLTGGKISISVTDTGIGMTDECIPHIFEPFYRADKSRSQHIPGNGLGLSISKTIIEKHGGEILVKNISNSGTKVTVFFPYPY, via the coding sequence TTGCAAAATGCCTTTTTCAATATTATAGAAAATTCCATTAAATACAATAAAGAGAACGGGGAAGTTAAGGTAGCCTTAAATAAATTAACCGGTGGCAAGATATCGATTTCTGTTACAGATACCGGAATCGGGATGACGGATGAATGTATTCCCCATATTTTCGAACCTTTTTACAGGGCGGACAAATCGCGGTCCCAACATATTCCGGGTAATGGACTGGGTTTGTCTATTTCAAAAACAATCATTGAAAAGCATGGCGGGGAAATATTGGTAAAGAACATTTCCAACTCGGGTACGAAAGTTACTGTATTTTTCCCATACCCTTATTAA
- a CDS encoding UbiA-like polyprenyltransferase: MVFKQAVHKVKMFGELVMFSHTLFSLPFALISMIWAAQGFPSAEKWLWILIALVAARNGANAFNRLVDRKFDAENPRTAHRHLPQKKLGEREVAVFIAINYAILILAAYMLNPLCFFLSPVAIILISSYSYTKRFTWLSHLYLGFTIASAPIGAWFAITGQFAFTPFILGTIVMLWIAGFDIIYGTQDIEFDRKTGLWSIPSYFGLENGLMISKGLHAIMVLLLIALYFIRDLGPFYLSGIALAAVLLAVEHNIVKPANRRRMNLASYNLNQVISMIILFFTLTDFFV; encoded by the coding sequence ATGGTTTTTAAGCAGGCGGTTCACAAAGTAAAAATGTTCGGCGAGCTCGTCATGTTTTCCCATACGCTCTTTTCTCTTCCTTTCGCCTTGATCTCGATGATCTGGGCGGCCCAAGGCTTTCCCTCTGCGGAGAAATGGTTATGGATTCTTATCGCTCTGGTGGCAGCACGCAACGGTGCCAATGCCTTCAACAGGCTGGTGGACCGGAAGTTCGACGCGGAAAACCCCCGTACTGCACACCGCCATTTGCCGCAAAAAAAACTGGGGGAGCGGGAAGTAGCCGTCTTTATCGCCATTAATTATGCGATACTTATCCTTGCTGCGTACATGCTGAACCCGCTCTGTTTTTTCCTGTCGCCGGTTGCGATTATCCTGATCTCTTCTTATTCATATACCAAAAGATTTACGTGGTTAAGTCATCTGTATTTAGGTTTTACCATCGCATCCGCTCCTATTGGTGCCTGGTTTGCAATAACAGGGCAATTCGCTTTTACCCCCTTCATACTGGGGACGATTGTTATGCTGTGGATTGCCGGATTTGATATTATTTACGGGACACAGGATATTGAATTCGACCGTAAAACCGGCTTGTGGTCTATACCAAGCTACTTTGGTTTGGAGAACGGGTTGATGATTTCCAAGGGGCTTCATGCCATTATGGTTTTGCTCCTTATAGCTCTTTATTTTATCCGGGATTTGGGACCTTTCTATTTGTCGGGAATTGCACTTGCTGCGGTTCTTTTGGCCGTGGAACACAACATCGTAAAGCCTGCCAACAGGAGAAGGATGAATCTCGCTTCCTATAATCTCAACCAGGTGATCAGTATGATAATCCTGTTCTTTACGCTGACAGATTTCTTTGTTTAA
- a CDS encoding Gx transporter family protein, whose protein sequence is MPQPNSMRETSSALKKAVIIAIFAAVAAVLSVVETMIPMGVQIPGIKLGLANIMVLTCLYFMKGRDAFSLIILKTILTAFLFGTFSVFLFSFFGALFSFVVMLLLMKLGKKEFSLTGISIAGGIFHNIGQLTAAMIVMKSSVIFYYLPALMFSGVVTGVFIGIAVRYLTAALSKLSLFESFLAEEA, encoded by the coding sequence ATGCCTCAACCTAATTCAATGAGGGAAACCTCGTCTGCTTTGAAAAAGGCAGTGATTATTGCCATCTTTGCCGCAGTAGCCGCTGTACTCAGTGTAGTAGAAACCATGATTCCAATGGGGGTCCAAATTCCCGGTATCAAGCTTGGGCTTGCCAACATTATGGTCCTGACCTGCCTGTATTTTATGAAGGGGCGGGATGCTTTTTCGCTTATTATTCTGAAAACGATCTTAACCGCCTTCCTATTCGGGACGTTCTCCGTATTTTTGTTCAGCTTCTTTGGTGCCTTATTCAGTTTCGTCGTGATGCTGCTTCTGATGAAACTTGGCAAAAAAGAGTTCAGTCTGACCGGTATCAGTATAGCCGGCGGTATTTTTCATAATATCGGCCAGCTGACGGCGGCTATGATTGTTATGAAATCGTCGGTTATTTTTTATTATCTTCCGGCTTTAATGTTTAGCGGCGTCGTAACGGGGGTCTTTATCGGGATAGCCGTCCGATATCTGACTGCGGCTTTGTCCAAGCTGTCTCTGTTTGAATCATTTCTGGCAGAAGAAGCCTGA
- a CDS encoding NusG domain II-containing protein, producing the protein MKLKRGDWMIIILVIVAGLAFMIPRYWPSDQTNGKSHNNKTYAKISVDGKEFKTVELTQEEQIIEVKSDHGLNIIKVHDYGVEMTDADCPDEVCLTFGFVTKPG; encoded by the coding sequence ATGAAATTAAAAAGAGGAGACTGGATGATCATTATCCTGGTCATAGTGGCAGGATTAGCTTTCATGATTCCAAGATACTGGCCGTCTGACCAAACAAATGGAAAAAGTCACAACAATAAAACGTATGCGAAGATTTCCGTGGACGGAAAGGAATTTAAAACCGTCGAGCTCACACAGGAAGAACAAATCATAGAAGTAAAAAGTGATCATGGCCTTAATATCATAAAAGTTCATGATTACGGGGTGGAAATGACCGATGCGGATTGTCCGGATGAAGTATGTCTGACGTTTGGATTTGTTACCAAACCAGGCTAA